From Scatophagus argus isolate fScaArg1 chromosome 10, fScaArg1.pri, whole genome shotgun sequence, a single genomic window includes:
- the sufu gene encoding suppressor of fused homolog isoform X1 produces the protein MDEVRPTSGAQAHGLVPLFPPGLQAIYGECRRLYPEQANPLQVTAIVKYWLGGPDPLDYISMYRSMGCPALDIQEHWHYVSFGLSDLYGDNRVHEFTGPDGPSGFGFELTFRLKREVGETAPPTWPAELMQGLARYVFQSENTFCSGDHVSWHSPLDNSESRIQHMLLTEDPQMQPIQTPFGTLSFLQIVGVCTEELQAAQQWNGQGILELMRGVKVAGGPWLITDMRRGETIFDIDPHLQQERVDQGIETEGSNLSGVSAKCVWDDLSRPPEDEEDSRSICIGSQPRRLSDKDTEQIRETLRKGLEFNSKAALPPINSQRQSHERPQSRKDSLESESSAAIVPHELVRTRQLESVHLKFNQESGTLLPLCLRGRLLHGRHFTYKSINGDTAITFVSTGVEGAFATEEHPYAAHGPWLQILLTEEFVEQMLGDLQELNTREETKLPKEYSWPEKKLKISVLPDSVFDNPLQ, from the exons ATGGATGAGGTACGGCCTACCAGTGGTGCTCAAGCCCACGGACTGGTGCCGCTGTTTCCTCCCGGACTGCAGGCTATCTACGGGGAATGCAGGCGACTTTACCCGGAGCAGGCTAACCCGCTTCAAGTTACAGCCATTGTAAAATATTG GTTAGGGGGACCTGACCCGTTAGACTACATCAGTATGTACAGGAGTATGGGCTGTCCAGCTCTGGACATCCAGGAGCATTGGCACTATGTCAGCTTTGGACTGAGTGACCTGTATGGAGATAACAGGGTTCATGA attcACAGGGCCAGATGGGCCTAGTGGGTTTGGCTTTGAGCTCACATTTAGACTCAAAAGAGAGGTGGGAGAAACCGCACCACCGACCTGGCCAGCTGAACTCATGCAAGGCTTGGCTCGCTATGTCTTTCAGTCAG aaaacacattttgtagtGGTGATCACGTGTCGTGGCACAGTCCGCTTGATAACAGTGAATCTCGAATCCAACATATGTTGCTTACAGAGGACCCACAGATGCAGCCAATCCAAACACCTTTTGGCACCTTGAGCTTTCTTCAG ATTGTAGGTGTATGcacagaggagctgcaggcgGCCCAGCAGTGGAACGGCCAAGGCATCCTGGAGCTGATGCGTGGAGtcaaagt AGCTGGTGGCCCCTGGCTAATCACAGACATGAGGAGAGGGGAGACCATTTTTGACATTGATCCGCACCTACAA CAGGAGAGAGTGGACCAGGGTATTGAGACAGAGGGCTCTAACCTGAGTGGGGTCAGCGCCAAGTGTGTGTGGGACGATTTGAGTCGACCGccagaggacgaggaggacagCCGATCCATATGCATAGGATCACAGCCGCGAAGGCTCTCGGACAAAG ACACCGAGCAGATCAGGGAGACCTTGAGAAAGGGACTGGAGTTTAATAGCAAGGCAGCGCTACCGCCTATCAACAGCCAGAGACAGAGCCACGAGAGGCCTCA gAGTCGGAAGGACAGTTTGGAAAGTGAGAGTTCAGCGGCCATTGTTCCTCATGAGTTGGTCCGAACACGACAGTTGGAGAGCGTCCATCTGAAATTCAACCAAGAGTCAGGCACACTGCTGCCCCTCTGCCTACG AGGCCGGTTACTCCATGGACGACATTTCACTTACAAAAGTATCAACGGAGACACAGCCATTACATTTGTGTCTACAGGAGTTGAAGGAGCATTTGCTACTGAAGAGCATCCGTATGCAGCCCATGGGCCCTGGCTTCag ATCTTGCTGACTGAAGAGTTTGTGGAGCAGATGCTTGGGGATTTACAGGAACTTAACACTCGTGAGGAG ACAAAGTTACCAAAGGAGTACAGTTGGCCAGAAAAGAAGCTGAAGATCTCGGTACTACCGGACTCTGTGTTTGATAATCCACTGCAATGA
- the sufu gene encoding suppressor of fused homolog isoform X2, with amino-acid sequence MDEVRPTSGAQAHGLVPLFPPGLQAIYGECRRLYPEQANPLQVTAIVKYWLGGPDPLDYISMYRSMGCPALDIQEHWHYVSFGLSDLYGDNRVHEFTGPDGPSGFGFELTFRLKREVGETAPPTWPAELMQGLARYVFQSENTFCSGDHVSWHSPLDNSESRIQHMLLTEDPQMQPIQTPFGTLSFLQIVGVCTEELQAAQQWNGQGILELMRGVKVAGGPWLITDMRRGETIFDIDPHLQERVDQGIETEGSNLSGVSAKCVWDDLSRPPEDEEDSRSICIGSQPRRLSDKDTEQIRETLRKGLEFNSKAALPPINSQRQSHERPQSRKDSLESESSAAIVPHELVRTRQLESVHLKFNQESGTLLPLCLRGRLLHGRHFTYKSINGDTAITFVSTGVEGAFATEEHPYAAHGPWLQILLTEEFVEQMLGDLQELNTREETKLPKEYSWPEKKLKISVLPDSVFDNPLQ; translated from the exons ATGGATGAGGTACGGCCTACCAGTGGTGCTCAAGCCCACGGACTGGTGCCGCTGTTTCCTCCCGGACTGCAGGCTATCTACGGGGAATGCAGGCGACTTTACCCGGAGCAGGCTAACCCGCTTCAAGTTACAGCCATTGTAAAATATTG GTTAGGGGGACCTGACCCGTTAGACTACATCAGTATGTACAGGAGTATGGGCTGTCCAGCTCTGGACATCCAGGAGCATTGGCACTATGTCAGCTTTGGACTGAGTGACCTGTATGGAGATAACAGGGTTCATGA attcACAGGGCCAGATGGGCCTAGTGGGTTTGGCTTTGAGCTCACATTTAGACTCAAAAGAGAGGTGGGAGAAACCGCACCACCGACCTGGCCAGCTGAACTCATGCAAGGCTTGGCTCGCTATGTCTTTCAGTCAG aaaacacattttgtagtGGTGATCACGTGTCGTGGCACAGTCCGCTTGATAACAGTGAATCTCGAATCCAACATATGTTGCTTACAGAGGACCCACAGATGCAGCCAATCCAAACACCTTTTGGCACCTTGAGCTTTCTTCAG ATTGTAGGTGTATGcacagaggagctgcaggcgGCCCAGCAGTGGAACGGCCAAGGCATCCTGGAGCTGATGCGTGGAGtcaaagt AGCTGGTGGCCCCTGGCTAATCACAGACATGAGGAGAGGGGAGACCATTTTTGACATTGATCCGCACCTACAA GAGAGAGTGGACCAGGGTATTGAGACAGAGGGCTCTAACCTGAGTGGGGTCAGCGCCAAGTGTGTGTGGGACGATTTGAGTCGACCGccagaggacgaggaggacagCCGATCCATATGCATAGGATCACAGCCGCGAAGGCTCTCGGACAAAG ACACCGAGCAGATCAGGGAGACCTTGAGAAAGGGACTGGAGTTTAATAGCAAGGCAGCGCTACCGCCTATCAACAGCCAGAGACAGAGCCACGAGAGGCCTCA gAGTCGGAAGGACAGTTTGGAAAGTGAGAGTTCAGCGGCCATTGTTCCTCATGAGTTGGTCCGAACACGACAGTTGGAGAGCGTCCATCTGAAATTCAACCAAGAGTCAGGCACACTGCTGCCCCTCTGCCTACG AGGCCGGTTACTCCATGGACGACATTTCACTTACAAAAGTATCAACGGAGACACAGCCATTACATTTGTGTCTACAGGAGTTGAAGGAGCATTTGCTACTGAAGAGCATCCGTATGCAGCCCATGGGCCCTGGCTTCag ATCTTGCTGACTGAAGAGTTTGTGGAGCAGATGCTTGGGGATTTACAGGAACTTAACACTCGTGAGGAG ACAAAGTTACCAAAGGAGTACAGTTGGCCAGAAAAGAAGCTGAAGATCTCGGTACTACCGGACTCTGTGTTTGATAATCCACTGCAATGA